The following proteins are encoded in a genomic region of Candidatus Zixiibacteriota bacterium:
- a CDS encoding response regulator, whose translation MKKLLVVDDEDHIRKLYSDVFTREGYQVETAATGEEALAKAAAAHFDLVVLDIELEETSGLELLKRFKESFSNLPVILNSAYSTYKADFHTWVADGYILKSSDITPLREKIKELVMV comes from the coding sequence ATGAAGAAACTTCTTGTGGTTGACGACGAAGACCACATTAGAAAATTATACTCCGATGTTTTCACGCGGGAAGGGTATCAGGTGGAGACAGCGGCCACCGGTGAAGAAGCGCTTGCCAAAGCCGCCGCCGCTCATTTTGACCTGGTGGTGCTGGATATTGAGCTGGAAGAGACCAGCGGGCTGGAACTTCTCAAAAGATTCAAGGAGTCGTTCAGCAATCTGCCGGTGATTCTAAATTCAGCTTATTCAACATATAAAGCCGATTTTCACACCTGGGTCGCCGACGGCTATATTCTTAAATCATCCGACATCACTCCCCTTCGAGAAAAAATCAAGGAACTGGTGATGGTATGA
- a CDS encoding response regulator — protein sequence MNTVKNLDLTRIETMSQQRGRPFRILVVDDEPRVRDVFKEFCEVTRSVEVDIAVNGLEALEKVKGGDYDLVTMDLIMPEMAGVEAVSRIKEMKPYLPIIIVTGNATEKLVKEAGVRGAASLLYKPVMLKDFVNEIIVTLEKSHDRRSRA from the coding sequence ATGAATACTGTAAAAAATCTTGACTTGACTCGGATTGAGACCATGTCTCAGCAGCGGGGAAGGCCTTTTCGGATTCTGGTTGTTGATGATGAGCCGCGGGTGCGGGATGTATTCAAAGAATTTTGTGAAGTAACCCGCTCGGTTGAGGTCGATATCGCGGTTAACGGGCTGGAAGCCCTGGAAAAGGTCAAGGGGGGCGATTACGATCTGGTGACCATGGACCTGATTATGCCGGAAATGGCGGGAGTGGAGGCGGTTTCGCGCATAAAGGAGATGAAGCCGTATCTGCCGATTATCATAGTCACCGGCAACGCCACCGAGAAACTGGTCAAAGAAGCCGGGGTGCGTGGGGCGGCGTCGCTCTTATATAAGCCGGTGATGCTGAAGGATTTCGTCAACGAGATAATCGTCACTCTGGAAAAAAGCCACGACCGGCGGTCGAGAGCATGA
- a CDS encoding response regulator: MKNNVTILIVDDDPMVRSVLEQLLQRKGYNIKGVDGAREALEYMKSNKVDLVVSDISMPVMSGYELLQVIKKSFPQVGVIMMTGYGDAYSVKEALSLGADEYITKPFKGQEVALIIERAYWRFLSSQKAVPVNTKTSV; this comes from the coding sequence ATGAAAAATAATGTCACCATATTGATTGTTGACGATGACCCGATGGTGCGGAGCGTACTGGAGCAGTTGCTGCAGCGCAAAGGTTACAATATTAAAGGGGTTGACGGCGCTCGCGAGGCTCTGGAATATATGAAGAGCAATAAAGTTGACCTGGTCGTCTCCGATATTTCAATGCCGGTCATGAGCGGCTATGAGCTATTGCAGGTAATCAAAAAGAGCTTTCCCCAGGTCGGAGTCATTATGATGACCGGATATGGCGATGCCTATTCGGTCAAAGAGGCGCTCAGCCTCGGAGCGGATGAGTACATTACCAAGCCGTTTAAGGGGCAGGAAGTGGCTCTGATTATTGAGCGGGCATACTGGCGATTCTTATCGAGTCAAAAAGCGGTGCCGGTCAATACGAAAACGTCAGTCTGA
- a CDS encoding ADP-ribosylglycohydrolase family protein, translating into MLGAIAGDIIGAPYEWNRIKTKDFPLFSPSSCFTDDTVLTVALADCILNGREYGETMREYYQRYPHCSYGAGFHLWANSPNPVPYNSWGNGAAMRISPVGFALDDLSMVLKEAVNFTSVTHNHPDGIRGAQAVASAIYLARRGDSKDSIREFIVDRFGYDISRTLDEIRPDYQFDESCQGTVPQAIICFLESTDFEDAIRNAVSLGGDSDTLACIAGGIAQAFYGEVPGDIIAAVEERLDQSLWRICREFSERFGC; encoded by the coding sequence ATGCTGGGTGCTATCGCCGGTGATATAATCGGCGCTCCCTATGAATGGAACCGTATCAAGACCAAAGATTTCCCGCTGTTCTCTCCGAGTAGTTGCTTCACCGATGATACCGTCCTGACCGTAGCGCTGGCTGACTGTATTCTTAATGGGCGCGAATATGGCGAAACCATGCGAGAATATTACCAACGATATCCCCACTGCAGTTACGGAGCCGGTTTCCATCTCTGGGCGAACTCTCCGAATCCCGTGCCTTATAACAGCTGGGGAAATGGAGCGGCAATGAGAATCAGCCCGGTCGGATTCGCTCTCGATGACCTATCTATGGTGCTTAAGGAGGCGGTAAATTTCACCTCAGTCACACATAATCACCCGGACGGGATTCGAGGAGCCCAGGCGGTTGCCTCGGCTATCTATCTTGCCCGAAGAGGGGATTCTAAAGACAGTATCCGGGAATTTATAGTTGATAGGTTTGGATATGATATCTCGCGGACACTGGATGAAATCAGACCTGATTATCAGTTTGATGAATCCTGCCAGGGAACTGTCCCTCAGGCAATCATCTGCTTCCTTGAGTCGACCGACTTTGAGGACGCCATACGAAATGCGGTCTCTCTGGGCGGGGACAGCGATACCCTTGCCTGTATTGCCGGGGGAATTGCCCAGGCCTTTTATGGAGAAGTCCCCGGGGATATAATCGCAGCGGTTGAGGAAAGACTTGACCAGAGTCTCTGGCGAATCTGTCGGGAGTTCTCAGAAAGGTTTGGGTGTTGA